One window of Thermoplasmatales archaeon genomic DNA carries:
- a CDS encoding metal-dependent hydrolase gives MKIRWLGHACFIIEGRDRIIVDPFIEGNPLCKESVSNIKVDIVAVTHSHADHLGNAIEIAKNNNAKIVAIHEIACYAQNKGVNAEGINIGGGIKIRNTEIHMVPAFHSSGDTSPAGLVIDTEKPVYHAGDTCLFSDMKLIGEMYKPHVALLPIGGRYTMDARQAAMAVKLIKPKIAIPMHYNTFDLIRCNPEEFKKLAEAEVIIMKPNEEIEIK, from the coding sequence ATGAAAATTAGGTGGCTTGGGCATGCATGCTTTATAATTGAAGGGAGGGATAGAATTATAGTTGATCCATTTATAGAAGGAAACCCTCTTTGCAAGGAAAGTGTAAGCAACATAAAAGTTGATATAGTTGCAGTAACCCACAGCCACGCCGACCATTTAGGAAATGCAATTGAAATAGCAAAAAATAACAATGCGAAGATTGTTGCAATTCATGAAATTGCCTGCTATGCCCAGAATAAAGGTGTAAATGCTGAAGGAATAAACATTGGAGGGGGGATAAAAATAAGAAATACTGAAATTCATATGGTGCCCGCCTTCCATTCATCTGGCGACACATCTCCCGCTGGTTTGGTAATAGATACGGAAAAACCTGTTTATCATGCGGGCGATACATGCCTATTCTCCGATATGAAACTGATAGGTGAGATGTATAAGCCACATGTCGCTCTTTTGCCCATAGGAGGAAGATATACCATGGACGCAAGACAGGCGGCGATGGCAGTAAAGCTGATAAAACCAAAAATAGCAATTCCAATGCATTACAATACTTTTGATTTAATAAGATGTAATCCAGAGGAATTCAAAAAGCTAGCTGAGGCTGAAGTAATAATAATGAAGCCGAATGAGGAGATAGAGATCAAATAA
- the tmk gene encoding dTMP kinase — translation MKGKLITIEGIDGSGKTTIAKILHEKIGNSILTAEPTDGWIGKMIKKAIDKQADGMTLALLFSADRNEHLKEIKKWLKEGKIVICDRYFDSTLAYQKEQLKFENAEKWLLNLQPFLIKPDLTILLKIEPKKAIERIKRKKVFFENEDFLERVQKNYLEIAKEDRFFIVNAEKSIDEIVNDCLEEMRKRKII, via the coding sequence ATGAAAGGAAAATTGATAACAATTGAAGGAATAGATGGTTCTGGAAAAACAACAATTGCAAAAATTCTGCATGAAAAAATTGGAAACAGCATACTAACAGCTGAGCCAACAGATGGATGGATTGGAAAAATGATAAAAAAAGCAATAGATAAGCAGGCAGATGGAATGACGCTTGCCCTTCTTTTCTCTGCTGATAGAAATGAGCACTTAAAAGAAATAAAAAAATGGCTAAAAGAAGGAAAAATTGTTATATGCGACCGCTACTTTGATTCAACTCTTGCATATCAAAAAGAGCAGTTAAAATTTGAAAATGCTGAAAAATGGCTTCTAAATCTGCAACCATTTTTAATAAAACCAGATTTAACAATTTTGCTTAAAATAGAGCCAAAGAAAGCAATTGAAAGAATAAAAAGAAAGAAGGTTTTTTTTGAAAACGAAGATTTTTTGGAAAGGGTTCAGAAAAATTATTTGGAAATAGCAAAGGAAGATAGATTTTTTATAGTGAATGCTGAGAAAAGCATAGATGAAATAGTTAATGATTGCTTGGAAGAAATGAGAAAAAGAAAAATTATTTGA